cacatgtgtgggtgtgtaggGCCTTTAAgattgtttaattaaaaaaaaaaaaaagcctggaTGGATGATCCTACTGTAGGATCCTTAAAATACTACCTAACGCTGCAAAAACAATTCCTTTTTGTATGAGAGTGCTGTTAACTTTAAATGTATTGCAAGGGTCCAGGCAATAATAATCTATTTCTTTAATGGATTTTTTGCCTTTAATAATGATACTGATACCCATTGACTATATTActgtttcatcatttttaatatatataaatatatatatatataaatatataaatatatatatactcaaCACCACTAAGATGTCAGTGTTTAATGATTAGaatgactatatatatatttatttcatgtatttttcatCAGGGTGGTGACGTTTCTGCGTTTCCTGAGAATAATAATCCTGGTGAGGGTTTTCAGACTGGCTGCTCAGAAGAAAGAGCTGGAGAAGGTCACAAGGAGGATGGTAACTGATGTTGTAAATCTGGAGTCTATTGGAGAATTACAGCTGTGAAGAATTGAGATTGACAGTAAGAGAGACTTgacttgttattttttttctcaggtgtCTGAGAACAAGCGACGTTATCAGAAAGATGGATTTGACCTTGACCTCACCTATGTCACAGGTAGGTGTTACGTGCTGTATAAAACAACAAACGTGCATGTCAGAAAATACATCTAAAGAGATCAGATAAAAGTACACCCTTTAAGAAGTGGAACATTtgtctgcttcttcttctctttagAGCGCGTCATCGCCATGTCTTTCCCCTCCTCTGGGAAACAGTCCTTCTACAGGAATCCAATTGCGGTAAGTCTGACTGGACTTACATACACACTCATTAAAGTCTGTGTCAACATGCATGAGTTCACCTCCCTCAATTTTTAGATATAATGACACACATTAATATCAAAATGAATTTGTTCATATGCCCCGTTAAGTTAACCATTGAAGCATTTGTACACACCTCCACAGGTGCTTTAACCTAttcctcctttgtctctgtAGGAGGTGGCCAGGTTCCTGGACACAAAACATGAAGGCCACTATAAAGTTTACAACCTGTGCAGTAAGTTGGATCCCCTTCTCGTCACATGTGTTTCATCACCTCTCTGTAAAACTACACAAACCATGTCTGTTGTTTCCAGGTGAGAAAGGTTACGACCCTCAGTTCTTCCACTACAGAGTTGAACGGGTGTTCATCGATGACCACAACGTCCCCTCCTTAGAGTGAGTAACAGTTTCTTTTGTgatgtgtcatttttgtttCGTCGTTCTAGGCATGTGTACTGACTGCAAACAGTCCTACAAAGTACTATCTACACATACAGAGACAGCATGTATCACAAACAAGCATTACTTGTACAATATTTTGTCAGCTAATCTCAGCGTCTTTATCATTGTGTGTTCCACTGTCTGTCTCAGGGACATGCTGAAATACACAGCAAGTGTGAGGGAGTGGATGTCTGCCGATCCCCAAAACATCATTGCGATTCACTGTAAAGGAGGGAAAGGTGATGCCAAAGATCCCTACTTGTTTACATTATCAGTTCATGACTTATTTGAGCAGAACAAAGACATTATCTCGGTGTATTGTGTATCATACATACAGTCATTTGACCACgactctgctctgtttgacaGGACGCACAGGTACTATGGTGTGCACCTGGCTTATTGACAGTGACCAGTTTGAGAGCGCACAGGTACATCTCTTTTAACTTTGAGACTTGTTCAAGGGTTAATGAATTAGCAACTACAGATTTGTGTTTGTCCACCAGGACAGTCTGGAGTATTTTGgtgagaggaggacagacaaGAGTCGAAGCTCCAAGTTTCAGGGAGTGGAAACTCCCTCTCAGGTAAGAACAGTCCATACTTACAGAGACTATACTGTAATAGAAGCATTTCTTAAGAAATTTTTATGACTTCACTCAAAGCCACTGTGTGTAGACTTTTAATAATTCTGACTGGCACTTTCCTGTGGTAGTATTAAAAAATGAACTACAGACATACACTTACACCATCACAATAACATGATTGATACAAGTTGAATAGAGCATTTTATAAGTGACACTATTATTGCctgtgtcatttgtttttttatcctttttaataaagagaaaaagatcaGTGGTTACAGTTACTTGTTAGCATCTAGCAGTATCATAAAAACCTTACACAGAATAGCAGGTGAAGATGCTTTATCTTTGTTGTGTCTGGACCACAGAGCCGGTATGTGGGGTACTACGAGATCATGAAAACCAAGTTCGACAGACAGCTGCCTCCACCTAAAAGCCTCAGGATCAAGAGCATCCGCATCCACTCCATAGCAGGTAAAACCCCTGAAACCAGCAGGATGCTCAGATACGTAACTTCATCCTTTAAATTTCTCTTTCTGATTGTGTTAACATCTGCATTATTCGCTCCTCACCCAGGTGTGGGTAAAGGCGACGGCAGCGATCTCAAGGTGAAGATAATTGTGAAGAAAGAGCtggtatttcagtgtgtgtgcgccaAACAGGAGAACTGCACAGTaagactcacacacagtcagcacaTGACGCTCGTCAGGTGACGCTGATTCATCTATCGACTGGGGGTTGACATATTTCTGGTGTTTTGTAGGTATTTCCAGACGTGGGTAATAATGCAGCAGTCATCAGCCTACAGAATGGGCCTGTGGTTGAAGGGGATGTTAAGGTCATGTTTGAATcaagtgctgtgagtgtttCCCCTTACACCCTTAAAACTGCACATCTGAGAGAAGCTTAAGTTCAGCCTGATTTGTCCTGTGATTCATCTTATCTTTTGCTCTCATCGCTCCCTTCAGGGTCTTCCAAAAGGATACGAAGATGTTCCGTTCTACTTCTGGTTCAACACTTCCTTCATAGAAGATAACAAGTATGTTCCTGTTGCTCTGATGTAattttttctgttgctcttGACTGAAagtttctgtcactttctgacTGTGAACCTTCCATTTTCCCACCCAAACTCTCCACAGGCTGTTTCTACCTAGGGAGGAACTGGACAACCCACACAAACCCAAGACCTGGGACCTGTACAAGGAGGACTTCGGCGTCACTATGAACTTTTTAGAACCATAATAAAAGCCCTTAAgaaggatgaagaggaaaaaatggcTTGTTACAGTTGTACATTAATGATGAATGCTGAGCAGAAACTGGTAGATTGAACTCTAACTAAAGAAATGAATAACAGCACAATGTTAAAATTGAAAAGAGGCATTAAATCACTTAAGTCATGTAGACTACACTGTTGCTCTGATGAGATGTAGCTCTTAAACTGAAATGTATAAGAGGGGATATGTGAGGAAATACTATCAAATCTCATGTCTTCCAGTGAGTCGGTTGATAGCTGTATGTGTGATCACTCTAATATGCTGAAATATAGGGATAGATTTGTCCCTGATAAAAGTCAATTTATTGAGTCACTGGGTCTTACTCCCCAGTGCTACGTTAAATTCATATCCTCTGAAGTATTTAGTCAATTTGAAACTACCATGTCTCGATACGTGTACATGTAACAAATGGTCGATCAGTGAAGTGAATCAGACCGAGGTGTACTCCATGAGGCAACAGTTGGAAACCACACAGCAGTTTACCAGAACACATGATGACGTGAGAAGCAGAGTACCAAGTTTTCTCATAGAGACTCATAAAATAGATGCGACATAGCTCCACATTAAGCTCAAGTTTGAGTTTTGGATGCAGCAGGGATTGAAAACATCTCtaactttatttgttttgtgaaaaaGGGCCTCTGTGGTGTGAAGTTTGACACTAAAGGGATCATTGGTGAGCTGTTAATGTGAATTTTGATACTTGCCATAACATCTGGAGAAGACTAGTCAGTGAATAAACTGTTGATTCCTATTACCACAATAAGCAATTAGAAGTacatgtgcttttatttttgaaaaatttcACCAATGTATTGctacaaaataaatgactttttaaatttgGAATACGTTTTTTCCCTTTACAGCAAACAAGTGGGCAAAAGTATGAGATACCATCTTTTATTCATAATTTATACAATCTCTTTAAATTATTGCATTCTTTGCATTTGTTGTCATGCTCATGTTACACCACAGGTCGTATAGATGACGATCTGAGAACATTTCCAAGCTCATCACACTGGGTCTATCAAATGTACCCTCTATCAAACCTAAAAGTTAACTAGCCAACAAAAGAATTAAAGTGCAGACAGAAGTAAACCTCAGTGAGAAATACTGATCAGTCCTGATAAATATTCACAACAAAGTAAGTGGCCTACTGAATCATTTTACAACCTTCAAATCCTGACAAATGTTATATTAacattgcattgtgggacagGTTAAAAGGTCACATAGTTCTCACTTTTAAAGCAAACTTTCCGCAATGTCCCAAATGTACAAGAAAGCAGTTGAAGAAATCTTTCTTGTATGAAGAAAACCTGATGAAATCCATCCTCAAAGATATCAACAGTGAAAATGATTCTGAAGTTGTAGTGCACCAACATTTATGCAACTTTCAAAGTTGATGTTGTTGAGGATGGATATGTTTATGATAATTTTCCCTGACACAAGGCACCCAGTACAGTAGGACCACCAACTCTGAACAAGCCACTTAGCCCGAGCCGCTCTGTGCATTTCACGTAAACAGAACATTGGCATTGCAAAACGGCAACAGGCAACCCCAAGTCCTGTTGCTAAACAATCAGTTTCATGTCTTTGTAAAAACATTACTGGCATACGCAACAAAAGGCATAACTCTTCATACTCACTGTCAGGTTTATGAAATCCACATAAACTGATACAGTAATGAATAATGGCCAAAGTGACTTTGTTAAACAAACATATAGCGATCCTTGTTGAGCTACCAGCAACAGGAAAAATTTACTTTTTTGGCTCAATTTCATATTTGGTCCTATTGCTTTTTCCCTTCCCCACCCATTCAAACCTCAGATCAACAGAGAGTTTTTCTGGCAGCCTTCACCAAGTTTCCTCCAAAACCACTGAGCAGGTCGCACTGCTCCAGCTCATCGTAGCGCCCGCTCCGCAGAAAGCAAAGCACCGTGGTTTTGCACGTCTCCTTGCAGGGCTCCGACACGTGTCCTTTATGTCTGAAGTACCAGAACTTTTGGAAGACTCTGTCATTGTTGATGAAGGCCCGCATCAGTCCGTTGTAATCAGAAGGGAACAGACTGGAAAGACCGTAGGCCTCGGTGGCGCGGTACAGCAGTGTCCATTTAGGGTTCGGTTCGGGGCTGAGGGGCGCCTCTGGGCGGTGGTTTGCCTCTGTGAGGTTCAGGATGAAGGTTTCGTGGTCGAGCACTAGGCGAGAGCTGCCTCGGTAGTTCCCGTCAACATAGTAGACACGGTATCCTGGAAACAGAAAACCAATTCGATTTCTTAGTTGTGTTGTTTCTTCCTTCTGATATGTTAGATGCTCAGCTGGTTTATGAACTCACCTGGGTTAAGATTAACATACGTAGTGACACTGGGAGCAATGAACGCTACTCCCAGCGGGCGAGTCATGGTTGCCTCGTCATAAAACATTTGGAACTCATCCAAATGTGTATGGCCAAAAAACTGTCCAGTGATTGTACTTTCAtatctagaaaaaaaaaaaaaaaacaacaaccaaccaatcagaagAGAGATATGAGACAGGTTGTAAAGTCAGGCTGTCACATGCAGCGACTTTAACTACAGCAGGACTCTGACCTAAAActaaacaacacattttatcatTGCATaagcagacacagaaaaccGCATGATGCAAGTGACTCGACCAtgcaaaaaaagacaagaggaagTCAAACAAGAGTTGCCAGTGATAAGTCAACCACATTCAATTATCTTCACATCTGCAAATAGTCCAAAGAGTTTCAGACTACTGGTGATCTGGACTGATTACCATAGACTGGCATTATGTTTCGAGTAGAAGGGGAAATGTGTGCTCTGCGTTATATTCTGTCACTGCTGATTGAAGAGAAGTTAATCTCCGTCCCTTAGTGACCACAGCAAGTAAACAGGACACAAAATgttgatctgctgctgcagtcgtCTTTAATACACTACAATGTCAATTTCTATCAAGTTCTGGGATTCTGCATCTTCATCGGTGTAGCTACCTGTTGACGATGTGATAGTAGTTCCAGCTCCAGCTGCCGAGACAAAGGCCAGGCGGGATGTGACCGATGATATGTACCTAATTAAAGCAGGAAGTGACAGGAGGATTActgtacaataaaaatatatttttattgcagTCCCATTACCAGCTGCTAGagaacagtaaaaataaaaacacagcgAGTCATCGTCTATACTTGTGTTCTTTCAGTTTTACAATGTTAAGTGAACAAATCTCAAAGTCTTCTTTTAAGTTATTAATGTTAAGCCTTCTCGAACTCCTGCTTTGTTCATGTCCTCCTAAGATTTATTTGCTGCTCTACTCACCTTCTCTCCCTTGTCCTCACTGGCCTGGAGTATATGGACTAGCCACTGCAGCTGGTTAGCAGGGTCAGTAGAGTTCACCATCAGCCAGAAGTTTTCTCGAGCACAAAAGTTCATGTTGAGAGAAACCACCCTGAGACCAGGCTGAATCTCCACCGTGTAGAATCCTCCATATCTGAAATGACACACATGGACAAAGCTGAAGCACGTCATCAGAAAGTGACAGCTGACTCTGTGGGATCCCACCAAAATTTGAAACCCTTTGTATAGGGAACAATATCCTGAGAAATGTGACCGCTTCTGTTTCCAAACAGCAGGATGTGTTCTACAGAAAC
The DNA window shown above is from Lates calcarifer isolate ASB-BC8 linkage group LG20, TLL_Latcal_v3, whole genome shotgun sequence and carries:
- the tpte gene encoding putative tyrosine-protein phosphatase TPTE, producing the protein MSSVHFNPGSDSGVNGNVAKMEDAKVEIDDGKDESVVPDTMYHNIRKKIAPFVMSFGFRIFGVILIVVDIVLVIVDLALPAKSREVGNALEAVSLTISFFFLADVLLRVYVEGFKVYFSSKLNIVDACVVVVTLVVTMSYTFTDLSGASLIPRVVTFLRFLRIIILVRVFRLAAQKKELEKVTRRMVSENKRRYQKDGFDLDLTYVTERVIAMSFPSSGKQSFYRNPIAEVARFLDTKHEGHYKVYNLCSEKGYDPQFFHYRVERVFIDDHNVPSLEDMLKYTASVREWMSADPQNIIAIHCKGGKGRTGTMVCTWLIDSDQFESAQDSLEYFGERRTDKSRSSKFQGVETPSQSRYVGYYEIMKTKFDRQLPPPKSLRIKSIRIHSIAGVGKGDGSDLKVKIIVKKELVFQCVCAKQENCTVFPDVGNNAAVISLQNGPVVEGDVKVMFESSAGLPKGYEDVPFYFWFNTSFIEDNKLFLPREELDNPHKPKTWDLYKEDFGVTMNFLEP